The DNA region GTACCGCAGCGTCGGCGGGAAGCCCGGCCCGGATCTCGCGCTCGCCGCGCAGCAGTTGCGGTTCCCGACACTGGTGAAACCGGTCGACTCCTCCGGGAGCCGCGGTGTCGTCTCGTGCGCCAGCCCCGGCGGCCTCACCACCGCGTTCTCCGACTCCCTCGCGTTCTCGCCGTCCGGCAAGCTGGTCGTCGAGGAACACCTCGACGGCTCGCACTACACGATCGAAGCCCTCGCCGTCGACGGCCGGATCGTGTTCCACGCGGTCACCCGGCGCACGCTGACGCCGCCGCCGTTCTTCGTGACGGCGTCGCATCTGCTGCCCGCCGGGCTGCCGCCGGTGGTCGACCGCGCGCTGCCGGTGATGCTGGGCGCGTTGTGCGCCGAGCTCGGGTACCGCACCGGGCCGCTCACCCTCGACGCGGTTTTGGGCCGTGACGGGAAGTTCTACCTGATCGAGATGGGCGCCCGGATGGGCGGGAACGGCCTGGCCGAAGCGATCGAGCACAGCACGGGCGTCGACCTGATCGCCGCGGGGATCGCCGCCGCGACCGGTGGCGAGGTCGTGCTCTCCCCGCGCGACCCACGACCGACGCTCATCCACATCCTCGCCTCCGACCGCGCCGGCCGGATCGTGCGCATCGAAGGCACGGACGAGGTCCGCGCCATGCCCGCGGTGCACAACCTGGAACTGTTCGCGGAGGAGGACTCCTACGTCAAACCGTACGAGCAGGCCGGCTACAAGATGGGTTACGCCGTGCTTTCGGCGCCGACCGTGCCCGAGGTGCTCGCCGCGGAGGACGAATTGCGCGGCACGCTGAAGTTCCTGCTCGACGAGCAGGGTGCGGCGGTACCGCTCCCTTGACCGGCACTTCGCTCACCGGCGCCGGCACCGCGTCGATCGCGGCGCCGAAGCCGTCGATGGTGCTCCGGCTGCTCGCCGGACGCGGCGTGTTCCGGCTGGCGATCCAGGCGATGGGCCTGGTGCTGGTCACCGCGTGGGGCGCGCACGACTACGGCCGGTTCGCCACCGCGCTCGGGCTGATGACATGGCTCAACTTCGTGCCGTCGGCGGCGGAGAAGTCGGCGCTGAAGTGCTTGCCGCGCCTGCGGATGACCCGGGACGCGGTCGCGGCCCTCGCCGTTCGCGTCGCCGTCGTCCCGGTGCTGGTGGTGCTGGCGGCGATGGCGGTGGCGCTGATCGCCGCGCCGGACTCGGACGCCGCGCTGTACCTCACGGCCGCGGGCTGGTCGATCTCCGGTGGCCTGCTGATGACGGTCTCCGGCCTGCACCGGTTCACCGGTAAGTCCACTTTGGACGCTCTCGCGTTCACCGCGGGCGCGGTGGTGGTCGGCGCGGTGACGGTGGGCACCTGGTTCATCGGCTGGTCGCCGTTGACACACCTCGGCCTGTTGCTCGGCGGGATCCTGCTCATCCTCGGCTTCTCCGCGGCGCTGCTGCCGAGAAAGTGGCTTCGGGTGCACAAGATCGACGGGCACCGGCTCCTGCCCGCGTTCGGCCGGACCACGGTGCTGCTCGGGATGACCGAGGTGCTGGACGTGCTCGCGACGTCGACGGTGTTCGGCGTGCTGGCGCTGGCCGGGCGGACCGTCGACAGTGGACCGTTCTACGTCGCCTTGCTGGCCAGTAGCGCGTTCTGTTCGCTGCTGTTCTATCAGCTCCGCGTGCACCAGCCGTCGATCTCGGCGCGGCTGCGCGGCGGCGGGGCGGCGGCGGGCCGGGCCCGTGCGGTCGAACTGCTGAAACTGGTCGAACGGGGCGCGCTCGCGTTCCTCGTCCTGGTGGGGATCGCGCTCGCCATCCCGGCGGCCCGCGCGGTGCTGACCGCCGAAGACACCGTCGGCGCGTACGTGGTCCTCGGCGTCTTCGTCCTGGTCGAAACGGTGCTGTTCGCCGTCCGGCTCTACGCGGGCTTCCTGATCGAAAACACCAACAGCAAGGTCCTCACGCTCACGGCGTCGGCCTCGATCGCCGGGCTGGTCGCCACCCCGCTGGCCGCCGCCGCGCTCGTCCCGGCGATGGGACCGGTCGGCGGATTCGCCGCCCTCGTCTTCGCCATCGGCACCCGGGCGATCGTCCTCCGGCGGCTGCTGCGCCGCCACCACCCCGAACTCTGAACGTCGCACTGGAGAAGGAAATGTACGTACTGGGAATCAGCAGGGTCCACGACTCGGCCGCCGCGCTCGTGCGCGACGGCGAGATCATCGCTTTCGCCGAAGAAGAACGCTTCACCCGGAAGAAGCACGACGGGGACTTCCCCGCGGAGGCGATCAAGTTCTGCCTGGAGCGCGGCGGGATCACCCTCGCCGACGTCGACCACGTCGCCTACTACTGGCAGCGCTGGCGCGAAGGCATCCACGCGGCGAAGGTGTTCGCGAAGTACTTCCCGGGAACGCTGGAGGTGTTCCGCAACCAGAACGGCGACGAGGGCGGCTCGTCGGCCGGCATGGTGGAGACGTTCAAGACCGGTGGTGGCAAAGGCGTCGACGACTACCATGTCGGCGGCGCGGTGCTCGCGCACATCAAGCGGTCCTTCACGCTCGAACGCGACGTGAAGGAGGCCGTGGGCTGGACCGGCCCGACGAAGTTCAAGACGCATCTGGTCGACCACCACAAGGCGCACGCCGCCAGCGGGTACTTCATCTCGCCGTGGGAAGAGTCGGCGGTGCTCACCTTCGACGGTATCGGCAGCGACGGCACCGCGACCTATCTGGGGCACGGCAAGGGAAACCGGATCATCGACATCCGGCGGATCAAGTTCCCGCACTCGCTCGGCGCGATGTACGCCGGCGTCACCGGCTATCTGGGCTTCTACCCCACCCGTGACGAAGGCAAGATCATGGGGCTGGCGCCGCTCGGCAACGACACCTACGTCGACGCGTTCAAGCAGCTGATCCACCTCGACGACGACGGCGGGTACGAGCTCGAACTGAGCTTCTTCGGCCACCACCGCACCGGCAAGCACGTGATGTCGGAGAAGTTCACCGACCTCTTCGGCCCGGCACGGCCCAAGACCCGGGTCACCGCGGAGAACCCGGTGCCGCAGCACTACTGCGACATCGCCTACGCGCTGCAGGTCACCTTGGAGGAGGCCGGGCTGCACATCGCGCGGTGGCTGCAGCGGGAGACGGGATCGCGGCGGCTGTCCGTCGCGGGCGGTGTCGCGCTGAACAGCGTGATGAACGGCCGGATCCTGCTGGAAACCCCGTTCGAGGACTTCTTCGCCCAGCCCGCGGCGGCCGACGACGGCTGCGCGCTCGGTTCGGCGCTGGAGGTGTCGGTCGGCAAGTACGGCAAGCCCCGTCCTCGCGACGGCTACACCTACACCGGCCCGGACTACACCGAGGCGGAGATGGAGCTGGCGCTGCAGGACGCCGGGGTCCGCTACACCAAGGTCGACGACATCGCCGCGCACACGGCGAAGAAGATCTCCGAGGGCAAGATCATCGGCTGGGTGCAGGGCCGGATGGAATGCGGGCCGCGCGCGCTCGGCAACCGTTCGCTGGTGGCCGACCCGCGCGACCCCGACTCGAAGACGCGGATGAACGAGAAGGTCAAGCACCGCGAGGCCTTCCGGCCGTTCGCGCCGTCGTGCCTGGCGGAACGCGCGGGCGACTGGTTCGTCAGCGACTACCCGTCGCCGGTCATGCTGCTGGTGTTCGACGTCCTGCCGGACAAACGCGACGAGGTGCCGGCCATCACCCACGTCGACGGGACCGCCCGCGTGCAGACGGTGACCGAAGCCGACAACCCGCTGTACTACCGGATGATCAGCGAGTTCGAGAAGCTCACCGGCGTGCCGATGGTGGTCAACACCTCGTTCAACGACAACAACGAACCGATCGTCGCCAGCCCGGCCGACGCGGTGGCCTGCTACCTCAAGACCGACGTCGACGCCCTCGCCCTCGGGCCGTTCTGGGCAGAGAAGGACGACCTGTGACCGCCACACTGCCCGACACGGACGGCTGGATCCCCGCGCTCTACCGGCGGCGCAAATGGCTGTGGCTGGTGGCCGCCGTCCCGGCCGTGGTGACGACGCTGCTGATCATGGTGATCCTGCCGCCGGACCAGACGCTGGACAACGTCGCGGACTGGGCGTTCAAACTGTGCCCGTTCGTCTTCGCGGTCGCCACGGTGGCGCTGTTCCCCCGCACCAAATGGGGTCCGGCGCTGATCGTGCTCGCGGTGTTCGTCTACATGTCCTATTTGGACACCGAGCTGATCATGCGGATCCAGGCGTTCGCCAGGAACGCCGCCACCGACGACGACGCGTTCCAGCCGGTGTACCAGTTCGAGCTGTTCATCGTGACGTTCATCGTCCTGTTCGGACTGATGGCGTACCGGCTGGGCGGCGGCCGGACGGCGAACGTGCTCAAGGCCGGTGTCGCGTCGATCCTCGTGGTGATCTCGGGCGCGAACGACCTGACGTTCTGGGCGCTCAACGACGTCTGGGCGGCCGGGACGAAACCGACCGAGCTCAAATGGGCGTCGCATATGATCGTGTTCCTCGGCGGGCCGCCGAGTGTCCCGGTCGCGGTGCTGTTCATGCTGGTGCACCTGGCGCTGGCGGCGGTCGTGGTGGCACTGCCGGTGGGCCGATGGGTCGACCGGGCGCTGGGGCTCAGGTGAGCCGTCGCACCAGGCCGTCGGCCAGCAACCGGCCCCGGTCGGTCAGCACCGCACGACCCTGACCGTCCAAAGCGGACTGTTCGAGCAACCCTTCGGCGGCGGCGGCACGGGCTTCGGCCCGGCCGTCGTCGTCGAGCGCGTCGAGCGGAAGCCCTTCGGACAGCCGGAGTTCCAGCATCACACGTTCGAGATTCCGGTCTTCGCCGGTCAGCAGTTCGCGGCCCGCGGCGGGCGACTCCCCGGCCGCGAGGGAAGCGGCGTAGCGCGCCGGATGTTTGACGTTCCACCACCGCACGCCGCCGACATGGCTGTGCGCGCCCGGCCCGGCGCCCCACCAGTCGCCGCCGCGCCAGTAGCCGATGTTGTGCCGGCAGCGGGCTTCCTCCGAGGCCGCCCAGTTGGACACCTCGTACCACCGCAGTCCCGCCGAGGCGAGGACGCGGTCGATCATCTCGTAGTCGGCGGCGAGCACGTCGTCGTCCGGCGCGGGCAGTTCGCCGCGGCGGATGCGGCGGGCGAGCGCGGTGCCCTCTTCGACGATCAGCGCGTACGCCGAGACGTGGTCGACACCGGCGGCCAGCACCGCGTCCAGCGAGGCCTGGAGATCTTCGGGCCGCTCCCCCGGCGTGCCGTAGATGACGTCGAGGTTGACGTGGTCGAACCCCGCGGCGCGGGCCTCCCCGGCGGCCGCGACCGGGCGGCCTGCGGTGTGCACACGGTCGAGGATCTTCAGCACGTGCTGTGCGGCCGACTGCATCCCGAGCGAGATCCGGTTGTACCCGGCGTCACGGATGCCCGCAAAGAACTCGGGCGAGGTGGACTCGGGATTGGACTCGGTCGTCACCTCCGCGCCCGGCGCGAGTCCGAAGGTGTCGCGAACGGCGTCGAGGACGCTTCGCAGCCCGTCGGCGCCGAGCAGGGACGGGGTCCCGCCGCCGACGAAGACGGTGTCGACCGCGGGCGGCTCCTTCAGCACGCGCGCGGCCAGGTCGAACTCGCGTTTGAGGCCTTCGAGCCACGACTGCGGCGACGAACCGCTGTCCAGCTCTCCGGCGGTGTAGGTGTTGAAATCGCAGTAGCCGCAGCGGGTCGCGCAGAAGGGGACGTGCACGTAGACGCCGAACGGTCGCGTGCCGAGCCCTTCCAGCGCGCTCTCGGGGAGCGCGGATTCGACGGGCGTGGTGGTTTCGGGCAGCAACGCGGGCACACCCCAGTGTCCCTCACGCGGTGAAGGCCTCCTTCCCGGGGGAAAGAGGCCTTCACCGGACGCGTCATCTGTCGGCGATGCGCACCTTGACCGAGGTCGAGCGGGTGCCGTCGTCGAACCGCACCCAGACGAGGGTCTCCATGTTCAGCGAGTAGTCGTTGACCACGTGGTCGACCGACCAGTCGCCCTGCTCGTCCGCGACGGCGTCGCGGCTCATGGCGACCTCGACCAGCACCATATGCGACAGATGTCCCCGGGCGCCCGGCGAGCAGCCGACCGCCTCGAACCGGTACGAGTCGCCCTTGTGCAGCACCGCCCCTTCCTCGGGCGAGACCAGCCTGCAGCCCTGCTGAGCCCCGGAAGCGGTACCCGGGATCAGCAGGGACGCCAGCACCATCGCGGCGACCACCCATCGGCGCATGCGCAACTCCTCCGTCCTCTGTGGATCGGAGACCGAAGCTAGCGGCGACGGCGGCTCCGCGCGGCCTCACTCACCCGAAGCGGTACTTAGGCCAACCCGTTAGCGGCCAGCCACTCCGCGGACGGCGGGATGGCCTCGATGATGTCGACCAGGAAGCCGTTCAGGTCCTCGATGTAGAAGTGCCGCTGGCCGAATTCCTCGTCCACGAGCTCCGTCACGATCTTGACCCCCTCCCCGCGCAGGCGCTCGTACTCGCCCGCGGCGTCGGCGACCATCAGCCCGACCATCGACCCGGCGGCTTCCTGCGCTCGCCAAGGCTCCGGCGTGGACTTGTGGCCGCGTTTCACGAAGCTCATCTCGTAACCCGGCACTCCGACGTTGAGGCTGGAGAACCAGTCCAGCTCGATCGTGACCTCCAACTGCAGGTGCCGCTTCCACCAGGCGGTGGTCTCGGCGATGTCCTCGACGACCACGCAGGCGCCGAAACCGTTGAGTTGCATCCGGTGTTCCTCCCAGTTCGAACCACTTGATGCGTAGTACTATAGCCATAGTGGTTTGACCGAGGCAAGGAGAATGTCCCGATGCGACAGAACCCGGAGCGCCGGACCGCGCTCACCGACGCCGCCATCACCGTCCTCGCCCGCGAGGGCGCGCGTGGCCTCACCTACCGCGCCGTGGACGTCGAAGCGGACGTGCCGCCGGGTACGACGTCCAACTACTTCCGCAACCGCGACCAGTTGCTCGGCGAGGTCGGCGTCCGTGTGCAGGAGCGGCTGTCGGCGCCGGCCGAGGTGATGGCGAACCCGGGGGCCGAGTCGCCGTCCCACGACCGGGTCGGCGTCCTGCTCGGCGAGCTGATGGGACGGCTGACCGGGCATCGGGAGCCTTATCTGGCCTTGCTCGAACTCCGCCTCGAAGCCACCCGGCGCCCGGATCTCTCGGCCGCGCTGACGAAGACCGTCCGCGAAGGCATCGACATGAGCGTCGACTGGCACATCGCGGCGGGCATGCCGGGCGGGCGCGCCGAAGTGCTGCTGATGTACCTCGCGCTGACCGGGCTCACCGTCGAACGGCTCACCCTGCCGGAGGTGCTCGCGGACGTCACCGACGAGGAGGTCATCCGGATCATCGTGGACCGCGTCCTGCCCTCTTGAGTCGTGCGCGTTCTGCGTCACAATGCCGGGCCGCGAACCCGGACTTGACCCGCGAAGCATGCCCTTGACCAGGGAAAACAGTCTTCTCCGGACACCGTTCCCAGTATTCGGACCGGCCTGGACCACATAGTGGGCGCGTGGCACGCTGAATCAATGACCCGCGCCGGAATCAGCCTCGTGGCACGCCGCCACGTGGACCTCCGTCGTGTGGCGAGCGCGCTCTGTGCGACGAACCGCTGACTCCCCGCCACCACCACGATCAGCCGGAGGATTCCCATGTCGTCGCCCACGCGCGAGACCCCTGCCCGTACGCCCCGGGTCAAACAGAAACGGGGCGAGGGACAGTGGGCACTGGGGTATCGCGAGCCGTTGAACCCCAACGAGCGGTCCAAGAAGGACGACAACCCGCTCAACGTCCGGGCGCGGATCGAGAACATCTACGCCCGCGGCGGCTTCGATTCGATCGACCCGGGCGACCTCCGCGGCCGGTTCCGCTGGTTCGGTCTCTACACCCAGCGCAAGCCGGGGATCGACGGCGGCCGCACCGCGACGCTGGAGCCCGAAGAGCTCGACGACCGCTACTTCATGCTGCGGGTGCGGCTCGACGGCGGCGCGCTGACCACCGAGCAGCTGGCCGTGCTCGCCGAGATCTCGCAGACCCACGCCCGCGACACCGCCGACATCACCGACCGGCAGAACATCCAGTACCACTGGATCCAGATCGAGGACGTCCCGACGATCTGGGCGAAGCTCGAAAAGGCCGGGATGACCACGCTGGAGGCGTGCGGCGACAGCCCGCGCGTCATCCTCGGCTCCCCCGTCGCCGGTATCGCCGCCGACGAGATCATCGACGGCACTCCCGCGATCGACGAGATCAAACGCCGCTACATCGGCGACCCGCGCTACTCGAACCTGCCGCGCAAGTTCAAGACCGCGGTCTCCGGGCAGCAGGACGTGGCACACGAGATCAACGACGTCGCCTTCGTCGGCGTGAACCACCCGGAACACGGCCCCGGATTCGACGTCTGGGTCGGCGGCGGCCTGTCCACCAACCCGATGATCGGGCAGCGCCTCGGCGCCTGGGTCTCGCTCGACGAGGTCCCGGACGTCTGGGAAGGCGTGATCAGTGTCTTCCGCGACTACGGCTACCGGCGGCTCCGTGCCCGCGCCCGGATCAAGTTCCTGGTGAAGGACTGGGGCGCCGCGAAGTTCCGCCAGGTGCTGGAAGACGAGTACCTCAAGCGCAAGCTGACCGACGGCCCGGCTCCCGAGGTGCCCGCCACCCAGATCGACCACGTCGGCGTGCACCCCCAGATCGACGGGAAGTTCTACGTGGGCGCCGCGCCGGTCGCGGGCCGCGTCTCCGGGGCCACCCTGCTGGCGGTCGCCAAGGCCGCCGAGCGGGCCGGGTCGAACCGCGTCCGCCTCACCCCGCACCAGAAGCTCGTGGTCCTCGACGTCCCCGAGGCCGAGGTGAACGGGCTGAAGACCGAACTGGCCGATCTCGGCCTGCAGACCGAGCCCTCGCCGTGGCGGCGCGGGATCATGGCCTGCACCGGCCTGGAGTTCTGCAAACTCGCGATCGTCGAGACGAAGGCCCGCGCGATCGAACTGGTCACCGACCTGGAGAAGCGCCTCGCCGACATCCAGGCCGAGATCGAGAACCCGGTGACCGTGCACCTCAACGGCTGCCCCAACTCCTGCGCCCGCGTGCAGACCGCCGACATCGGGCTCAAGGGCCAGATCGTCACCGACGAGGACGGCAAGCAGGTCGAAGGCTTCCAGGTGCACCTCGGCGGCGGGCTCGGCCTGGACGCCGGATTCGGCCGGAAACTGCGCGGGCACAAGGTGACCGCGGCGGAGCTGA from Amycolatopsis sp. EV170708-02-1 includes:
- a CDS encoding nitrite/sulfite reductase, translated to MSSPTRETPARTPRVKQKRGEGQWALGYREPLNPNERSKKDDNPLNVRARIENIYARGGFDSIDPGDLRGRFRWFGLYTQRKPGIDGGRTATLEPEELDDRYFMLRVRLDGGALTTEQLAVLAEISQTHARDTADITDRQNIQYHWIQIEDVPTIWAKLEKAGMTTLEACGDSPRVILGSPVAGIAADEIIDGTPAIDEIKRRYIGDPRYSNLPRKFKTAVSGQQDVAHEINDVAFVGVNHPEHGPGFDVWVGGGLSTNPMIGQRLGAWVSLDEVPDVWEGVISVFRDYGYRRLRARARIKFLVKDWGAAKFRQVLEDEYLKRKLTDGPAPEVPATQIDHVGVHPQIDGKFYVGAAPVAGRVSGATLLAVAKAAERAGSNRVRLTPHQKLVVLDVPEAEVNGLKTELADLGLQTEPSPWRRGIMACTGLEFCKLAIVETKARAIELVTDLEKRLADIQAEIENPVTVHLNGCPNSCARVQTADIGLKGQIVTDEDGKQVEGFQVHLGGGLGLDAGFGRKLRGHKVTAAELTAYVERVVRAYIAGREPGERFAQWVLRADESVLQ
- a CDS encoding putative leader peptide, which gives rise to MTRAGISLVARRHVDLRRVASALCATNR
- a CDS encoding TetR/AcrR family transcriptional regulator → MRQNPERRTALTDAAITVLAREGARGLTYRAVDVEADVPPGTTSNYFRNRDQLLGEVGVRVQERLSAPAEVMANPGAESPSHDRVGVLLGELMGRLTGHREPYLALLELRLEATRRPDLSAALTKTVREGIDMSVDWHIAAGMPGGRAEVLLMYLALTGLTVERLTLPEVLADVTDEEVIRIIVDRVLPS
- a CDS encoding carbamoyltransferase C-terminal domain-containing protein — translated: MYVLGISRVHDSAAALVRDGEIIAFAEEERFTRKKHDGDFPAEAIKFCLERGGITLADVDHVAYYWQRWREGIHAAKVFAKYFPGTLEVFRNQNGDEGGSSAGMVETFKTGGGKGVDDYHVGGAVLAHIKRSFTLERDVKEAVGWTGPTKFKTHLVDHHKAHAASGYFISPWEESAVLTFDGIGSDGTATYLGHGKGNRIIDIRRIKFPHSLGAMYAGVTGYLGFYPTRDEGKIMGLAPLGNDTYVDAFKQLIHLDDDGGYELELSFFGHHRTGKHVMSEKFTDLFGPARPKTRVTAENPVPQHYCDIAYALQVTLEEAGLHIARWLQRETGSRRLSVAGGVALNSVMNGRILLETPFEDFFAQPAAADDGCALGSALEVSVGKYGKPRPRDGYTYTGPDYTEAEMELALQDAGVRYTKVDDIAAHTAKKISEGKIIGWVQGRMECGPRALGNRSLVADPRDPDSKTRMNEKVKHREAFRPFAPSCLAERAGDWFVSDYPSPVMLLVFDVLPDKRDEVPAITHVDGTARVQTVTEADNPLYYRMISEFEKLTGVPMVVNTSFNDNNEPIVASPADAVACYLKTDVDALALGPFWAEKDDL
- a CDS encoding VOC family protein is translated as MQLNGFGACVVVEDIAETTAWWKRHLQLEVTIELDWFSSLNVGVPGYEMSFVKRGHKSTPEPWRAQEAAGSMVGLMVADAAGEYERLRGEGVKIVTELVDEEFGQRHFYIEDLNGFLVDIIEAIPPSAEWLAANGLA
- the hemW gene encoding radical SAM family heme chaperone HemW; amino-acid sequence: MPALLPETTTPVESALPESALEGLGTRPFGVYVHVPFCATRCGYCDFNTYTAGELDSGSSPQSWLEGLKREFDLAARVLKEPPAVDTVFVGGGTPSLLGADGLRSVLDAVRDTFGLAPGAEVTTESNPESTSPEFFAGIRDAGYNRISLGMQSAAQHVLKILDRVHTAGRPVAAAGEARAAGFDHVNLDVIYGTPGERPEDLQASLDAVLAAGVDHVSAYALIVEEGTALARRIRRGELPAPDDDVLAADYEMIDRVLASAGLRWYEVSNWAASEEARCRHNIGYWRGGDWWGAGPGAHSHVGGVRWWNVKHPARYAASLAAGESPAAGRELLTGEDRNLERVMLELRLSEGLPLDALDDDGRAEARAAAAEGLLEQSALDGQGRAVLTDRGRLLADGLVRRLT